aattcaaaaatttaattgaaaatctgaaattttctgcttaaacttctgaaatttcagattttccaggTATTTCGCAAtactttctgtaaaaatttcgaattttctcacTAAATCTCTTACCGTATTCCATTAGGGTCGTGCTCCTGCTCGGCGAGCTCATCATAAACCATCGAGCGGCTCGCCTCCACACATTCTTTGGCGATTTCTCGAAATTTGTCACGGTGCTCTTTGTAGAGCACAGAAGCTTCTGGATTTATGCACTTGTCGGTGTCCACGTCGTATGAGTAGAAggatctctgaaaatttttttagatattgCTTGGTGggacattaaaaaaaaggaatttttagGACTTacccgaatttttttaaaaattcctccAACTGTTTCAGGAAAttctttaatattttgttttgcaaaaatttgaattcagcatgccaagagcttcaaaataagtataatcatgactggGTTTgaagaatttagaattttgacctacctatgcgcctttaaagtttgcattttcgtggtgagacccaaaattttaaatctaggcatgattatatttatttgaaagctctcagtaagccgaactcaaaaatttgaaacatttcaagtTTGGAGCAATATTCGCTAGGCTACGGTAGTTTAaaggttttcgtggtgggacccaaaatactaaaaatttcaattttataacttaggcatgattatacttatttaaAAGCTCTTTGCAAGCtgatttagattttcaaagaatttttcaaaattttcagcaactaACCTGCAAAACCACCAGTACCCGTCTCAGGCTatgcttttcctttttccatcCTTCTGGAAATGACCGGTTCAGGCATAACTCCTTGGATTTTGTGCAAATCAGTGGGTGGAATAGGTTTGACTGCTCAAAAATCACACGTGGTAGATCAGAAGCGTCCGGGAATTCCAGCGGAATGTGAATGTTGAATCGGAAAATTCCGCCGCCAAAAATCCCTTTTCGCACGAAAATCACACCGAACCatactgaaattttgggtttttctaaattttcaatgtaaattttcgagttcagctcactgagagctttcaaataagtacaatcatgactaggttgtgaaatttttttattgatttttgaattttgggtcccaccacgaaaatattgaaactaccgtaacctaGCGAATATTGCAGcaaatatggaattttttttaattttcgagttcagctcactgagagctttcaaataagtataatcatgactaggttcaaaaaattttattgattttggaattttgggtcccaccgcgaaaatattaaaactaacCTAGCGAATATTGCTGctaatatgaaaattgttaaattttcaagttcagctcactgagagcttttgaataagtataatcatgactaggttctgaaaattttattgattttggaattttgggtcccaccacgaaaatgtcaaaactacCGTACTCTTGGTGCgaattatacatttttgtaaatttttgagttcaggTCACcaagagctttcaaataagtataatcatgagtagtttccaaaatttgaaaatttcgggattttgggtcccaccgcgaaaatattgaaactaccgtaacccagcGAATAATGCTgtgaacataaaaatttttcaagttttcaagttcagctcactgagagctttcaaataagtataacCATGACTAGGTTATGAAAACCTTTGGAATTTTGGGTATTTTGGGTACCCACCACGAAAAtgttaaaactacagtaacctaaaatttttttttcaaaatttgagtttagcaaataatttcagatgaatTCAGGAAATTATAgaatattcttgaaaaaatcctttgaaaaatgaaaaaaaaaaaaaaatttttggtttaaaaacacaaaaaaaacggggttttattcattttttgcctcaaaatctcacaaaacgtctgaattttttacttttacagttaaaaaatttgaattttccagtttttcggttgaaaaatgtcaactttTCACGTAAATTAACTCACGAAACTTATTATTCGCACTTGGCGACACAAAAATCCCATCGATCGGCGCTCTGCACACTTctacactgaaaaaatcgattttcaactaactttcacataaaataacacggattttcagattttccacaaaattttacgttaaaaactcacaattccGCCGCCAAAGCTTGCTCCTTCAGAATATTTCCGgggattttcagtgatttttccagtttttcttgattttcttccattttctctgaaattttccggatttttcgatgattttctaaaaattctagttatttttctagattcttgttttaaaaaaaccgataatCCGTCTTGTGGGGCCCCGCGCACCCCTCTTCCCAGGAGgcagtacgcaaacaccacaCCTGACGACATATTGCGGACTCCGTGGTGCTGGGGACATTCTTGGCggttttcattgttttttatggttttttacATGTTTCTATAgtaaaatttgctgaaaatctcattttttgcactaaacaatttgaattttcagatttttcacctgaaattttgaaaaaatgagcaaaaaaccAGAGGTAAGAGGttttccagccaaaatttCTCGTAAAAACCgacttttttgcagaaaaatttgaaaaagaaggcGGAAGCCGCGTCTGAAATCACTTTCAACGacaatttcattcaaatcGGCAACGTTAAGCTGTCGAATATCGATTTACGGAGCATTGTGCGGAAATCCGAGGAAATCTCGTTGGATGATGATTCGGAGACCGAGAAAAGTGCggtttttggttaaaatttgaaaataagaataaaaatctaaaaaactaaaattttaaaaaaatgtaaaaaaaattttggctgaaaaattttttttttgaaaaacttctcgaaaaaatttttttttcgaaaatgttttttgaatctgcccaaaatttctgaaaatcaaggaTTATAAGTAAAAAATGacgctgatttcaaaaatcaactcaAAATCCCACAATTTCAGCTCTCCAAAACGATCCGGATTTCATGAAGTCGCTCGACGAGTACGCGTCGGAAAAATCCAAGGAAATCATCGCCGCCACGGTTTCGTCGGAGAAAATCAAGGAAGTGAGATTTTTCatgttgattttcagattcagcGTCATTTTTTACCctgaaactgaattttaaagctttttgtgcaaaattccgtaaaattcagtgttttggggtactgtagctacagtaacccaacattttgaaaattggcgcTAAATGTTCACAAAAACGCGGATTAGGGTAGTTTTTAacgctgaattcgaatttttgaaagaaaagctttaaaaatttggtattaatcgctaaaactttgaaaattattttaaaaaaagtgaatttcagACTCtcaagctcaaaatttttacattccgagtcaattttcaaattcaccgCAGTTTTCTACCCCTCACACTGAGTTTTAAAgctttttgtgcaaaattccgTAAGATTCAGtcttttgggttactgtagtcggtgtttgcacagaaatggagctacagtaacccaaaatttcaaaaattaggccaaatgttctggaaaaatgtcAACGGAGGTAGTTTTAGtgctgatttcaaattttcataagaaaaacttcaaaaatttggtattaatcgctaaaactttaaaaattatgaaaaaatgtgaatttcagactttcaaactcaaaatttcgaaattttgagtcaattttcagattcaccGTAGTTTCCTACCCCTGATActaagttttcagaaattttgtgcaaaattccgTAAGATTCagtgttttgggttactgtagtcggtgtttgcacagaaatgaagctacagtaacccaaaatttcaaaaattagcgcTAAGAGTGTACAAAAACGCAAGTTAGGGTAGTTTTTAACGCTGAATccgaattttcacataaaaaatttcaaattttcagtctccTCCTCCAGCCGTCAGCTCCGTCAAAAAGGCAGTGAACCTCACAAAGCCCGTCACTCAAAGCATCAATATCCAAGTGATTCGAAAAGAAGATCAATGCCAAATGGAGAAGAATATCAAGAAAAATGCCAAGAAATCCggcaaaaaatcggcaaaatccGGCAACGGAGAGGTTCTGGTCAACCCGGGAGGCTCCAATACTCCACATTTTGCGACTCCGGTGGATGTGGAGAGTCTTTGGTGTCAGGAGAAGGATCCGGATGCGAAACAGCTTCCGTCGTTGCTGGAGAGCAAGCTTTACCTGCAAAATGCCGATGgttagtgatttttttcttcaatttttcatgttaaaaTTGGATTTCAGCGTCAAAAACTACCCTGGACGGCacttttccagaagttttggcttaatttttgaaatttttggttactgtagccctatttctgtgcaaacaccgactacagtaacccgaaacaCTGAATTTCACGacattttgcacaaaaagcttgaaaattcaGTGTTAGGGGTAGAAAACTACggtgaatctgaaaattgactcgaaaattcaaaattttgaacttaaaaatctgaaattcccaattttttctaattttctaaaatttattgaCTCGtactaaattttgaagttttttttgtcaaaattcaaattcaacgTTAAAAACTACCCTAACTCACATTTTTGTGAACGTCTAGCGctaattttcgaacttttgggttactgtagccccatttcggtgcaaacaccgactacagtaacccaaaacactGAATCTGACGACAATTCGCACAAATGGGTAAAAAATGAcggtaaattcaaaaactaacttaaaaatttgacttttccaatagaaaactcaatttttttgttgaaaaatcaatattttcagtgattgCTCGAAAGCTCCTGGAGCCCTCGTTTGCGTACTCCTTCCAATTCACCGTTGACATCAATTTTGTGCTCACCGGAATCGTTCGTCAGTGCAAATTCACGTATTCCGGACGAAACACGTTCAAATCGTTCAACTACATGTTCAAGCACAAATACTGCGAGTCGgagaattttcagcttttttatATGAGTGAGTTGGGggttctgaaatgtttttaaatctaGGAATTCCGTAAactgttgcaaattttttttggaagttttacaaaagtttttgacattttctaggggtttctataattttttagggCCTTCTAGAACTTAATAGGggtttctagaattttttgaaattttctggaattttcaggtgttttccaaatttttctagaattttctggaattcgCTGGagttatttagatttttcctgaattttctaaagttttctgaaattttctgaagctTTCTGAAgctttctagaattttctagactTTTCTGAAGTTTTGTGGAATTTCCGGGAGTCTTCcggatttttctggaattttctaaatttttgtaaagttttctagaattttctggaattttttggaattttctggagctttctggaattttctagaattttcttaaactttCGGGAGTTTTCTGtaattctctaaaattttctggaactttctacattctaattaaattttctagatttttctaaaaatttctggatcttttctggaattttctagaatttcctagaattttttgaaatgttctggATTCTTCTGGAGCATTCTGAAGTTTTCTGGAACTTTCTACAttctaattaaattttctggatttttctagaattttttgaagttttttggaattttctagatttttctaaagtaTTCTGGAGTTTTCTGGAACTTCTTCGATTTGTTGCGAATTTTCagatcgtttaaaaaaaatcgctctAATTTCCAGACCACGAAGGCCGTTTCATGGAGGTACACGACACGCTGACCCTCAAACAAATGCTCATTGTGCACGGAGCCTTTCCCAAAGGAATCTACAATAATCTTCGAGGAGTCGGCCAGCTATTGTGTATTCCGAGATGTAATCAGACTGAAGATGACATTTTCGATCGGGAGTCGGATTTGATTCTCGGTGCTGCGTTGGCAAAGGTaggggttttcaaaaatttcagaaaatctataaAGTCATCAGAATACTCCAAAATACT
This is a stretch of genomic DNA from Caenorhabditis elegans chromosome V. It encodes these proteins:
- the Y69H2.7 gene encoding ATP-dependent DNA helicase (Confirmed by transcript evidence), producing the protein MSKKPEKNLKKKAEAASEITFNDNFIQIGNVKLSNIDLRSIVRKSEEISLDDDSETEKTLQNDPDFMKSLDEYASEKSKEIIAATVSSEKIKESPPPAVSSVKKAVNLTKPVTQSINIQVIRKEDQCQMEKNIKKNAKKSGKKSAKSGNGEVLVNPGGSNTPHFATPVDVESLWCQEKDPDAKQLPSLLESKLYLQNADVIARKLLEPSFAYSFQFTVDINFVLTGIVRQCKFTYSGRNTFKSFNYMFKHKYCESENFQLFYMNHEGRFMEVHDTLTLKQMLIVHGAFPKGIYNNLRGVGQLLCIPRCNQTEDDIFDRESDLILGAALAKLLQNMTRQEAQMNQHLLFQMAPDRRFFELAQSTVHYSEAELLSAYNQYDEPLQLVLFCQKTQSSQELFEDARKFDPTEIELKNLLADRFHQPYDNCTGEESVNLEVKLILEHLKKSRFQTRSALDYIEKALRNEAVKLIKSGKSKKNQ
- the ubc-19 gene encoding UBC core domain-containing protein (Confirmed by transcript evidence), producing MEENQEKLEKSLKIPGNILKEQALAAEFVEVCRAPIDGIFVSPSANNKFLWFGVIFVRKGIFGGGIFRFNIHIPLEFPDASDLPRVIFEQSNLFHPLICTKSKELCLNRSFPEGWKKEKHSLRRVLVVLQRSFYSYDVDTDKCINPEASVLYKEHRDKFREIAKECVEASRSMVYDELAEQEHDPNGIRLLPWDALTHKAAREKMLQIGDNSRFQGTAADFRREHIFSKMGLQVSEIVGKSYPNSYSWFDPAEMTVITKYDDVDLSQVNPSDSARLDREKHGIEPLDLGNLN
- the Y69H2.7 gene encoding ATP-dependent DNA helicase (Confirmed by transcript evidence), giving the protein MSKKPEKNLKKKAEAASEITFNDNFIQIGNVKLSNIDLRSIVRKSEEISLDDDSETEKTLQNDPDFMKSLDEYASEKSKEIIAATVSSEKIKESPPPAVSSVKKAVNLTKPVTQSINIQVIRKEDQCQMEKNIKKNAKKSGKKSAKSGNGEVLVNPGGSNTPHFATPVDVESLWCQEKDPDAKQLPSLLESKLYLQNADVIARKLLEPSFAYSFQFTVDINFVLTGIVRQCKFTYSGRNTFKSFNYMFKHKYCESENFQLFYMNHEGRFMEVHDTLTLKQMLIVHGAFPKGIYNNLRGVGQLLCIPRCNQTEDDIFDRESDLILGAALAKNMTRQEAQMNQHLLFQMAPDRRFFELAQSTVHYSEAELLSAYNQYDEPLQLVLFCQKTQSSQELFEDARKFDPTEIELKNLLADRFHQPYDNCTGEESVNLEVKLILEHLKKSRFQTRSALDYIEKALRNEAVKLIKSGKSKKNQ